A genomic stretch from Sulfobacillus thermosulfidooxidans includes:
- the fabD gene encoding ACP S-malonyltransferase, whose protein sequence is MSGWAVMFPGQGAQYVGMGLNLFQQYQEARDVFYEADDALGYKLSQLIFEGPEERLRDTEVQQPAILVVSVAAWTVFRARQPQLPISVGFGLSLGEYSAYVAAGTFTLRDAVRLTRIRGRAMQEAVPKGLGGMSAILGLKSEEVEALCHEASQVGWVQPANYNAPGQIVVSGLIAGLDHVEAAARARGARVVRLSVSAPFHSRLLTPAGAVVSKALADIDIQRAQFPVLANVDATLCYDAADIIPRLINQVSHPVLFQQCVEQAMALDILGFIEFGPGRSLTSLLKKIDRKQKVFNVEDEASLDKALELVQGPGYNS, encoded by the coding sequence GTGTCAGGATGGGCCGTTATGTTCCCGGGCCAAGGAGCCCAATATGTCGGTATGGGTCTCAATCTCTTTCAACAATACCAGGAAGCTCGGGACGTTTTTTATGAGGCAGATGACGCATTAGGTTATAAGTTATCTCAACTGATTTTTGAAGGGCCAGAAGAACGGCTACGAGATACTGAAGTCCAACAGCCGGCTATTTTAGTAGTCAGTGTGGCGGCATGGACTGTGTTTCGGGCTCGACAACCCCAATTACCGATAAGTGTAGGTTTTGGATTATCGTTAGGAGAGTATTCTGCTTATGTTGCTGCAGGCACCTTTACACTCCGCGATGCAGTGAGACTGACACGAATCCGAGGCCGAGCCATGCAAGAAGCTGTACCTAAAGGGTTGGGCGGGATGTCGGCAATATTAGGACTAAAAAGTGAAGAGGTCGAAGCACTTTGTCATGAAGCCTCTCAGGTAGGGTGGGTCCAACCCGCCAATTATAATGCGCCGGGTCAAATAGTGGTTTCAGGTCTGATTGCGGGTCTGGATCACGTTGAAGCCGCGGCCCGTGCTCGGGGAGCACGGGTGGTACGCCTGTCAGTTTCAGCGCCCTTTCATTCCCGCTTGCTCACACCTGCTGGCGCCGTGGTATCTAAAGCTCTGGCCGATATCGATATTCAAAGGGCCCAGTTTCCGGTGTTAGCCAATGTGGATGCGACATTGTGTTATGATGCAGCTGATATTATTCCGCGCTTGATTAACCAAGTCTCTCATCCTGTTTTATTTCAACAGTGTGTTGAACAGGCGATGGCGCTCGATATTTTGGGATTCATTGAATTCGGACCTGGTCGTAGTTTGACAAGTTTGTTGAAAAAGATTGATCGCAAACAAAAAGTCTTTAATGTAGAAGATGAGGCGAGCTTAGACAAAGCTCTTGAACTCGTCCAGGGCCCAGGCTATAATAGCTAA
- a CDS encoding zinc-ribbon domain-containing protein gives MVYCRHCGDQIPVDSVFCPSCGQNLLPEPSNSRPEPAPEEIPPPKSRSGADWMTKMKASTGQRYLVIKSSVIRLGQLRHHALGWTVSQVLFVGSAAFSLVGFIWNLFGHQSGLSWIGFGIVLGLGALYTKEPPNNGTPPNFEG, from the coding sequence ATGGTGTATTGTCGTCATTGTGGCGATCAAATTCCGGTCGATAGTGTTTTTTGTCCTAGTTGTGGGCAGAACTTACTGCCTGAACCCTCCAATTCCCGTCCCGAGCCGGCTCCCGAGGAGATTCCTCCTCCGAAGAGCCGGAGCGGAGCGGATTGGATGACAAAAATGAAGGCGTCAACCGGTCAACGTTACCTGGTTATTAAATCAAGCGTTATACGGTTGGGACAGTTACGTCATCATGCGTTAGGATGGACCGTATCGCAGGTTTTATTTGTTGGAAGTGCTGCTTTTTCGTTGGTTGGGTTCATTTGGAACCTTTTTGGACATCAATCCGGCTTATCATGGATCGGCTTTGGGATTGTTCTCGGCCTTGGAGCATTATATACCAAGGAGCCACCGAATAATGGCACTCCCCCTAATTTTGAGGGGTAA
- the fabG gene encoding 3-oxoacyl-[acyl-carrier-protein] reductase has protein sequence MPWEQRTALVTGASRGIGRAIALKLAQQGITVAVNYRGNDAAAQETQEIIRSHGGQCALYPADISNVDEAQSLVNSVIEDWGRLDILVNNAGITRDTLLLRMRTDDWEQVIATNLTGVFACTRAALRPMLKHKFGRIVTISSIAGILGNAGQANYAAAKAGVIGFMRSVAREVASRQITANVVAPGIIDTEMSQHMNQDAYDQLVRQVPLGRAGRPEDVADAVWFLVQADYITGQTLVVDGGLVMD, from the coding sequence GTGCCTTGGGAACAGAGAACGGCGTTGGTGACTGGAGCCTCCAGGGGCATAGGTCGCGCCATCGCTCTAAAATTAGCCCAACAAGGTATTACGGTAGCGGTCAATTACCGGGGTAATGACGCCGCTGCACAAGAGACCCAAGAGATCATCCGGTCGCATGGCGGGCAATGTGCGCTCTACCCCGCTGATATTTCGAATGTTGATGAGGCGCAATCTCTTGTCAATTCGGTGATTGAAGATTGGGGTCGCTTGGATATATTGGTGAATAATGCAGGGATTACTCGGGACACGTTATTGCTGCGCATGCGTACTGATGATTGGGAACAGGTTATCGCAACCAACCTTACCGGCGTCTTCGCGTGTACCCGCGCAGCGTTGCGTCCTATGCTCAAGCACAAATTTGGACGCATTGTGACGATTTCCTCGATTGCAGGAATTTTGGGCAATGCGGGCCAAGCCAATTACGCAGCGGCAAAAGCCGGAGTAATAGGATTTATGCGTTCTGTAGCACGTGAAGTGGCATCTCGGCAGATTACGGCCAATGTTGTCGCTCCCGGGATTATTGATACAGAAATGTCTCAACACATGAACCAGGATGCGTATGATCAATTGGTACGGCAAGTGCCACTGGGACGTGCGGGACGACCGGAAGACGTTGCCGATGCCGTATGGTTTCTTGTTCAGGCTGATTACATTACGGGTCAGACGCTAGTGGTAGACGGCGGCCTTGTAATGGACTAA
- the rnc gene encoding ribonuclease III, with amino-acid sequence MNSNYLSQWVKDQNLLKQALTHSSYANEGFRKETHNERLEFLGDSVLQLVVTEWLYHHNSHWTEGQLSQGRAAIVCEATLAEAATNLHVGELLRLGRGEERSGGRTKHSLLADAMEAIIGAIYLDSGLEQARQFIQEVLSFALTSVEQRETGRDHKTALNEWLRRRGEEATYEVVGSYGPDHAKSFEVEVSVGGIPIGRAIGHSKKEAEQQSARLALKHLMEEAEKASPSPHPSASSPD; translated from the coding sequence ATGAATAGCAATTATTTAAGTCAGTGGGTAAAAGATCAGAATCTTCTAAAACAAGCCCTGACGCATTCGTCGTATGCTAACGAAGGATTTCGTAAAGAGACGCATAATGAGCGACTGGAGTTTCTTGGAGACTCGGTTTTGCAATTGGTCGTGACCGAGTGGTTGTATCACCATAATAGTCACTGGACAGAAGGCCAGCTGAGCCAAGGGCGGGCGGCCATCGTGTGTGAGGCGACTTTAGCTGAAGCCGCGACAAACCTGCATGTGGGTGAATTATTGAGACTAGGGCGTGGAGAAGAACGCAGTGGAGGTCGTACTAAGCATTCACTCCTTGCGGATGCTATGGAAGCCATTATCGGTGCGATCTACTTGGATAGCGGTTTGGAACAGGCGCGACAATTCATTCAAGAAGTCTTGAGCTTTGCGCTGACTAGCGTTGAGCAGCGGGAAACAGGACGCGATCATAAGACGGCTCTGAACGAATGGCTGCGTCGTCGTGGGGAAGAAGCCACCTACGAAGTCGTAGGATCTTATGGTCCTGATCATGCCAAGAGTTTTGAAGTCGAAGTATCCGTTGGTGGTATTCCTATCGGGCGGGCTATCGGCCACAGCAAAAAGGAAGCGGAACAGCAAAGTGCCCGCTTGGCGTTAAAACATTTAATGGAGGAAGCCGAAAAGGCTTCCCCTTCTCCGCATCCTTCGGCTTCTTCACCCGATTAA
- a CDS encoding acyl carrier protein has translation MANKEQVFDKVKEIIVDQLGVDEEEVTPEASFIDDLGADSLDIVELIMALEEEFGLEIPDDEAEKISTVNDAVEYIRENA, from the coding sequence GTGGCAAACAAAGAACAGGTTTTCGACAAAGTGAAAGAAATTATTGTGGATCAACTGGGTGTGGACGAAGAAGAGGTCACTCCAGAAGCCTCGTTTATTGATGACTTAGGAGCAGACTCGTTGGACATTGTGGAATTGATTATGGCTCTGGAAGAAGAATTTGGTCTGGAGATCCCTGATGATGAAGCAGAAAAAATCAGCACTGTCAACGATGCAGTGGAATATATTCGGGAAAACGCCTAA
- the smc gene encoding chromosome segregation protein SMC, producing the protein MYLKSITLYGFKSFAQDTRIALEPGISVIVGPNGGGKSNVIDAIRWALGEQRVKELRAERWEDLLHASSRNQRAKMAEVTLLFDNHDGEMENWPDSLAVTRRYYLSGDSEYLLNGRAVRLKDIVDLFLDSGIGRFNYAIIGQGRVEAALLMKPKERLEQLEEAAGISRYKVKRKETLQHLADVERNLERLSDLIADVRQQKDAIAEEARIEKEYLELQRRHSELQLRYQLSQYYLAMREKHEWQETLQTLSAQRHGLQQELQALQMQQEEVVKKRQLLMHELEEAQGNFESRKQSLGMVETRVARLEAELEGLEREANGLKQQAQWVAQQLEELDAKYPQHDLHAAVESDSRADAKLQDMDKDVQVLKQAFDASVRERNQLEQDLHGLENQQQELEKRLARLEGTFQIVSANDDLLSRVESLEQEERELQLEWGKAQKTQNLLREKRQNLQGELAKVMASINSSQKRLWELQAQVKALKSLEDQTETLPLSVRAVLQAHKAHHLEGILGTLSSLIAVPTDYSQAIDIALGAQRHDVVTETEWHARQVIEWLKRQRAGRVTILPLDQIREARIPDRDRALNQQKGVVGWAIDHIDFDERLFPAVSYVLGRVLLIESLDVANAIGRLHQFRYKMVTLDGQIVLSGGAISGGSDRSRSNNFQQKEAGLVEQINTLTQSVSSQQRRREELEGQIAEWQRQEEEARMVVTRCAERLNHLRALLEGGKWNKDQVKELISSLADHRIRIGEVKQALEQKIHYINTLDQELSALKEAYNTRRQAYLNSQQVHSHRLELMARYAEEKQRLTVQAQEISQRRQQLSTQREEVLRELSAHRAERENMIERIDVESQRIQEYQRTLVQMGDAVQQLGGRIRSLDSEDRKMSGRITYIEQQLLKTTTRWDGYEPPDGEPLPDEEIPRAKTLLDEWQSALDQLGPIRPGVYALFTQLEDRLAYLESERHDVELAKNELRETLRQIDHEVDARLAETASQVEEAFKQACLSLLGGEGGFRWIQGDERGIELWIRPPGKKPSTMTLLSGGEKALGGIAWLFALLSVRPSPFVVLDEVEAALDEANAQRVAQYIRAHHGRTQYVIVTHHKSTMTIADALWGVAGDGQGRSRLVSVRIEHTPLAEEG; encoded by the coding sequence ATGTATCTAAAAAGTATCACCCTCTATGGTTTTAAATCATTTGCTCAAGATACGCGGATTGCCTTAGAACCAGGCATTAGCGTAATCGTGGGTCCAAACGGAGGCGGCAAAAGTAATGTCATTGACGCCATTCGTTGGGCTTTAGGGGAGCAACGGGTGAAGGAGCTACGCGCAGAGCGTTGGGAAGATTTGTTGCATGCCAGCAGCCGAAACCAACGGGCGAAAATGGCGGAAGTCACGCTTTTATTTGATAACCATGATGGAGAAATGGAGAATTGGCCTGACTCTTTGGCCGTCACCCGTCGCTATTATTTATCGGGTGATTCGGAATATCTCTTAAATGGACGTGCTGTGCGTTTGAAAGATATTGTGGATTTGTTTCTGGACAGCGGAATTGGGCGATTTAATTATGCGATTATCGGGCAAGGACGAGTTGAAGCGGCATTGCTGATGAAGCCTAAAGAACGGTTAGAACAATTGGAAGAAGCGGCAGGCATTTCTCGGTACAAAGTGAAACGCAAAGAGACCTTGCAGCATTTAGCAGATGTTGAACGGAATTTAGAAAGGTTAAGCGATTTAATTGCCGATGTGCGCCAGCAAAAAGATGCGATTGCTGAAGAAGCACGTATCGAAAAGGAATACCTAGAGTTGCAGCGGCGTCACAGTGAGCTGCAATTGCGGTATCAATTAAGCCAATATTACCTAGCCATGCGCGAAAAACATGAATGGCAAGAAACTTTACAAACTTTATCAGCACAACGCCACGGTTTGCAACAAGAATTACAAGCGCTGCAAATGCAACAGGAAGAAGTGGTGAAAAAGCGACAACTCCTCATGCATGAATTGGAGGAGGCTCAAGGGAATTTTGAGAGTCGCAAACAGTCATTGGGCATGGTTGAAACCCGCGTTGCTCGGCTAGAAGCCGAGTTGGAAGGCCTGGAACGGGAAGCTAATGGCCTGAAACAGCAAGCCCAATGGGTTGCACAACAATTGGAGGAACTTGACGCCAAATATCCTCAACATGATCTCCACGCGGCAGTTGAGTCAGACTCTCGTGCTGATGCAAAACTTCAGGATATGGATAAGGATGTTCAGGTTTTAAAACAAGCGTTTGACGCATCGGTGCGTGAACGAAATCAACTGGAACAAGATCTGCATGGTTTAGAAAATCAGCAGCAAGAGTTGGAGAAACGCTTAGCTCGGTTAGAAGGCACTTTTCAAATAGTATCCGCCAACGATGATTTGCTCTCGCGGGTTGAATCCTTAGAACAGGAAGAACGCGAACTTCAATTAGAATGGGGAAAAGCGCAAAAGACTCAGAACCTTTTAAGGGAAAAACGGCAAAATTTGCAAGGAGAACTTGCGAAAGTTATGGCCTCGATTAATAGCTCCCAGAAAAGACTGTGGGAGCTTCAAGCTCAAGTTAAGGCGTTGAAATCCCTAGAAGATCAGACGGAAACTCTTCCTCTTAGTGTGCGGGCAGTTTTGCAAGCCCATAAAGCGCATCATCTTGAGGGAATTCTTGGAACCTTGTCCTCGTTGATTGCCGTTCCTACAGACTATTCTCAAGCCATCGACATCGCGTTGGGAGCCCAGCGTCATGATGTGGTGACAGAAACAGAATGGCACGCGCGCCAGGTTATTGAATGGCTCAAGCGTCAAAGGGCTGGCCGTGTAACCATTCTTCCCCTTGACCAAATCCGCGAAGCCAGAATTCCCGACCGCGACAGGGCCTTAAATCAGCAAAAAGGGGTTGTGGGTTGGGCGATTGATCATATTGACTTTGATGAGCGCCTGTTTCCTGCGGTAAGTTATGTATTAGGCCGTGTTCTGCTCATCGAATCCTTAGACGTGGCCAATGCTATAGGGCGTCTTCATCAGTTTCGATACAAAATGGTGACTCTTGACGGCCAAATCGTTTTGTCGGGAGGAGCTATTTCAGGAGGAAGTGACCGAAGCCGAAGCAATAATTTTCAGCAAAAGGAAGCGGGACTTGTTGAGCAAATCAATACCTTAACCCAGTCGGTATCAAGTCAGCAGCGACGCCGGGAAGAACTGGAAGGGCAAATTGCCGAATGGCAACGCCAAGAAGAAGAAGCGCGGATGGTAGTGACACGATGCGCTGAGCGCTTGAATCATTTACGTGCGCTCTTAGAGGGAGGAAAGTGGAATAAAGACCAGGTTAAGGAACTGATCTCATCGTTAGCAGATCATCGAATCCGCATCGGAGAAGTTAAACAAGCTTTAGAACAAAAAATTCACTATATTAACACCCTCGACCAAGAACTTTCTGCGCTTAAAGAAGCATATAACACCCGCCGGCAAGCCTATTTAAATTCCCAGCAAGTTCATAGTCACCGTCTTGAACTAATGGCTCGGTACGCCGAAGAAAAACAACGCTTGACCGTGCAAGCACAGGAAATCTCTCAGCGACGGCAACAATTATCAACACAAAGGGAAGAGGTTCTCCGTGAACTTTCGGCTCACCGAGCGGAACGTGAGAATATGATAGAGCGAATTGATGTCGAATCACAACGCATTCAGGAGTATCAAAGGACATTGGTGCAAATGGGAGACGCTGTTCAACAGTTGGGAGGCCGCATTCGATCGCTTGACAGTGAGGACCGGAAGATGTCCGGGCGGATCACGTATATTGAACAACAGTTGCTTAAAACCACAACCCGATGGGATGGCTATGAGCCACCGGATGGCGAGCCGTTACCGGATGAGGAAATTCCTCGAGCTAAAACCTTACTCGACGAATGGCAAAGCGCTTTAGATCAGCTAGGTCCCATACGGCCCGGGGTGTATGCCCTTTTTACACAGTTAGAAGACCGTCTAGCGTATCTCGAATCCGAACGACATGATGTCGAACTCGCCAAAAATGAATTGCGGGAAACCTTGCGGCAAATTGATCATGAGGTGGATGCACGCCTGGCCGAAACGGCTTCTCAAGTAGAGGAGGCATTTAAGCAAGCCTGTTTATCATTGTTGGGAGGAGAAGGCGGATTTCGGTGGATCCAAGGTGATGAAAGGGGCATTGAATTATGGATCCGACCACCAGGAAAAAAGCCGAGCACCATGACCTTGCTTTCTGGAGGAGAAAAGGCACTCGGAGGCATTGCCTGGCTGTTTGCCTTATTAAGTGTTCGTCCTTCTCCGTTTGTCGTTCTGGATGAAGTCGAGGCAGCATTAGATGAAGCTAATGCTCAAAGAGTCGCGCAATACATTCGCGCGCATCACGGACGGACCCAATATGTGATTGTGACGCATCATAAATCAACGATGACTATAGCGGATGCACTGTGGGGTGTGGCTGGGGACGGTCAAGGTCGCAGTCGATTAGTTTCCGTCCGCATTGAACACACTCCATTAGCAGAGGAAGGATAG
- a CDS encoding transglycosylase domain-containing protein encodes MRCPKCGQENTAGSAFCRFCGRKLPDPAKKRRAFAIPPFNSASSSKAKDSAQNTKTKKSGKIKGRRVRWGRVVLLTVTGLMVSGFGYGGYIAYQAWKSLPSVQSMVSLQAMGQDSVIYDRFGQPVARLHGTVNRVNVPLSAISPNMQHAIIAIEDHNFYSNPGFDITSIIRAAIVDIVHHSAVQGASTITEQLAKDLYLSDKKTLVRKAQEFMIGLELAHTYSKQQILDMYLNEVYLGDGASGIYAASKAYFDETPAQLTVAQAAMLAGLPQAPSLYDPLVNFKLAKQRQLQVLNAMVKYGYLTPAQAKAAYAAPVNLHPVSVDAANSQIYPYPWYVDHVIRVLQEKGFTGTQIFDGGLKIYTALDPTVYNIAQNAVDQWMNYNFGVSHSADPTYQAAAVVEDPHNGYILAVIGGRTFSQPFQEDLATNPSVQRSTGSSIKPLLEYTPAIAKGYTQMSVIQDVPIFKVNGQWWPHNDNHLYRGYLDLRDALAISDNDVAVHLLHDIGLTYGYDFAKYKFGLPLTQADLHAGLGIAIGGLKEGFNVYEMTQAYATFPNNGVRMKPIWVTKVVNADGAVVYQDTPHGTVEFSPQVAYIMDKMMERVLDPNPIPSIGPGSLATGYDLGIGRPAAGKTGTNNGEADAWFMGYTPQLVVGVWEGNRKGEYPQPSTPNGPAYGDVAAGPIWKTIMEQVNQAEHIPVEHFPRPSGMVYVPDVSITSGKIASQYAPSSDIQGAWFIQGTQPTSIGNTHYPVKVVANHPNELWQQGCGPYVTSVFLRRESDWHPGVPVPWDAKYWAPTKMCTPNQQPSPSPSSTPSSSTSPSGQSTSSSPSATIPSPPPKTTPSTTPSALAGDVNKPSRPSSNPPGPGH; translated from the coding sequence GTGCGTTGCCCAAAATGTGGACAGGAAAATACGGCCGGTTCGGCATTTTGTCGATTCTGCGGACGCAAATTGCCTGATCCCGCTAAAAAACGCCGTGCGTTCGCGATCCCTCCGTTCAATTCAGCGTCGTCGTCAAAAGCCAAGGATTCAGCCCAAAACACTAAAACCAAGAAATCCGGCAAGATCAAAGGGCGAAGGGTGCGCTGGGGGCGCGTCGTCCTGTTAACAGTAACCGGATTAATGGTAAGCGGATTTGGTTACGGTGGCTATATTGCCTATCAAGCGTGGAAATCATTACCCTCCGTGCAGTCCATGGTCTCTTTACAAGCCATGGGCCAAGATTCTGTTATCTATGATCGATTTGGGCAGCCAGTAGCCCGACTACACGGAACAGTCAATCGCGTTAATGTCCCACTTTCTGCTATTTCTCCTAATATGCAACATGCCATTATTGCCATAGAAGATCACAACTTCTATTCCAATCCCGGATTTGACATCACATCGATTATCCGGGCGGCAATTGTTGACATTGTGCATCATAGCGCTGTGCAAGGTGCCAGTACGATCACGGAGCAATTAGCTAAAGATCTCTATTTAAGTGACAAAAAAACGTTAGTGCGTAAGGCGCAGGAATTTATGATTGGGCTCGAACTCGCCCATACTTATTCCAAACAGCAAATTTTGGATATGTATCTCAACGAGGTCTACTTGGGCGATGGAGCTAGCGGGATTTATGCCGCATCCAAAGCATATTTCGATGAAACACCCGCCCAATTGACGGTGGCTCAGGCGGCAATGTTAGCAGGACTACCTCAAGCCCCATCACTTTATGACCCCTTGGTCAATTTCAAATTGGCCAAACAACGTCAGTTACAGGTCCTTAATGCTATGGTGAAATATGGGTATCTCACCCCTGCCCAGGCCAAAGCAGCCTATGCGGCCCCCGTAAATCTGCACCCCGTCTCTGTCGATGCAGCTAATAGTCAGATCTATCCCTATCCATGGTATGTGGATCACGTCATTCGCGTTTTACAAGAAAAAGGATTTACGGGTACACAAATTTTTGACGGCGGACTAAAAATCTACACAGCATTAGATCCCACTGTATACAACATCGCGCAAAATGCGGTCGACCAATGGATGAATTATAATTTTGGCGTCTCGCATTCGGCTGATCCCACCTACCAAGCTGCCGCTGTCGTCGAAGATCCTCATAATGGCTACATTCTGGCGGTTATTGGTGGCCGAACGTTTTCACAACCTTTCCAGGAAGATTTGGCTACTAACCCCAGTGTCCAGCGGTCTACGGGATCCTCTATTAAACCGTTGTTAGAGTATACCCCGGCCATCGCCAAGGGATATACCCAAATGTCTGTCATCCAGGACGTTCCCATTTTTAAGGTCAATGGGCAATGGTGGCCTCACAATGATAATCACCTGTACCGAGGTTATCTTGACTTACGTGATGCGCTTGCGATTTCTGATAATGATGTTGCCGTCCATTTACTCCATGATATTGGTCTCACTTATGGCTACGACTTCGCCAAGTATAAATTTGGATTACCTTTGACCCAAGCGGACTTACATGCTGGGCTGGGGATCGCCATTGGTGGACTCAAAGAAGGGTTCAATGTTTACGAAATGACGCAAGCCTACGCCACATTTCCTAACAACGGCGTGCGCATGAAACCTATTTGGGTAACAAAAGTTGTCAACGCCGATGGTGCCGTCGTCTATCAAGATACGCCCCACGGCACCGTAGAGTTTAGTCCCCAAGTAGCTTATATCATGGATAAAATGATGGAACGGGTATTAGATCCGAATCCTATACCCTCCATCGGTCCCGGTTCCCTTGCCACGGGATATGATTTAGGTATTGGAAGGCCGGCAGCAGGCAAAACCGGTACCAACAATGGAGAAGCTGATGCTTGGTTCATGGGATACACGCCACAACTCGTCGTAGGCGTCTGGGAAGGTAATCGCAAAGGAGAATATCCCCAGCCATCCACTCCCAATGGTCCCGCTTATGGGGACGTGGCGGCAGGCCCCATTTGGAAAACAATTATGGAGCAAGTCAATCAAGCTGAACACATACCTGTTGAACATTTTCCACGGCCTAGTGGGATGGTTTATGTGCCTGATGTGAGTATCACGTCAGGAAAAATAGCCAGTCAATATGCTCCTAGTTCGGATATTCAAGGAGCATGGTTTATTCAAGGCACGCAACCCACGTCGATTGGCAATACCCACTATCCGGTCAAGGTCGTGGCAAACCACCCCAATGAGTTATGGCAGCAGGGTTGTGGTCCTTATGTCACCTCAGTATTCCTCCGTCGAGAGTCTGATTGGCATCCCGGTGTACCGGTCCCATGGGACGCAAAGTATTGGGCCCCCACAAAAATGTGCACGCCCAATCAACAACCGTCACCATCTCCGTCCTCGACACCGAGTTCATCAACATCGCCATCGGGCCAATCAACATCTTCCTCTCCCTCGGCAACCATTCCTTCGCCACCGCCAAAAACTACTCCCTCGACTACCCCTTCCGCGCTCGCTGGTGACGTTAATAAACCTAGTCGTCCTTCTTCTAATCCACCAGGTCCCGGACACTAA
- the fabF gene encoding beta-ketoacyl-ACP synthase II yields the protein MQRERVVVTGMGVISPVGSGLEHFWAGLTSGRSAVGPVTRFDASPFSTRIAAEVHDFDPLKYLEKKEIRHMDRFVQLAIGAAQDAYDDAGLSDLDPDRAGVSVGTGIGGMETLTDQHETLLSRGPGRVNPFFIPKMIGNIAGGQVAMRFNLQGPNVTLVTACASSGSALGDAMRAIQFGEADVMLAGGTEAVLLPISFAGFCAMKAMSTRNEDPEHASRPFDQERDGFVMGEGAGFLVLESLTHAQKRGARIYAELIGYGRSADAYHVVEPHPEGRGAAQAMRRAIHDAGIKPEEVDYINAHGTSTMKGDLAETLAIKDVFGEHAYQLAVSSTKSSTGHLLGAAGAVEMIASILALQYQTVPPTVNLDHASPDCDLNYVPNRPQSRDIHVVMSNAFGFGGQNASLIAREYIP from the coding sequence ATGCAGCGCGAACGCGTAGTGGTTACGGGAATGGGAGTGATTTCCCCTGTTGGGTCAGGCCTTGAGCACTTTTGGGCAGGTCTCACCAGCGGGCGAAGTGCTGTCGGACCCGTAACCCGATTTGATGCCTCACCTTTCTCGACCCGAATTGCGGCTGAGGTGCACGATTTTGATCCTCTTAAGTATCTCGAAAAAAAGGAAATACGACATATGGATCGGTTTGTGCAGCTAGCAATAGGAGCTGCACAAGACGCTTATGATGACGCGGGATTATCGGATCTGGATCCAGATCGAGCAGGAGTTTCGGTCGGCACTGGTATTGGAGGAATGGAAACATTAACCGACCAGCACGAAACTCTGTTATCACGAGGACCTGGACGTGTGAATCCATTTTTCATTCCAAAAATGATAGGAAATATTGCCGGTGGCCAGGTCGCTATGCGATTTAATCTGCAGGGACCTAATGTCACATTGGTTACGGCCTGTGCCTCATCAGGCAGTGCTTTAGGCGATGCCATGCGAGCGATTCAATTCGGCGAAGCGGATGTAATGCTCGCAGGAGGTACGGAGGCGGTACTTTTGCCGATATCCTTTGCGGGATTCTGTGCCATGAAAGCGATGTCGACTCGTAATGAGGATCCTGAACATGCCTCTAGACCCTTTGATCAGGAACGAGACGGATTTGTTATGGGTGAGGGAGCCGGATTTTTAGTACTGGAATCTCTGACGCATGCGCAAAAGCGTGGAGCCCGCATATATGCTGAGCTCATCGGTTATGGACGTTCAGCGGATGCCTATCATGTGGTCGAACCGCATCCCGAAGGCCGTGGTGCGGCGCAAGCGATGCGCCGCGCAATTCATGATGCTGGGATAAAACCAGAAGAAGTGGATTATATTAATGCGCATGGGACCTCGACAATGAAGGGCGATCTAGCGGAAACTTTAGCCATCAAAGATGTCTTTGGCGAACACGCTTATCAATTAGCCGTGTCATCCACCAAATCATCGACAGGTCATCTGTTGGGAGCTGCTGGGGCGGTTGAGATGATTGCGTCAATCCTAGCTTTGCAATATCAGACTGTGCCGCCAACGGTTAATTTAGATCATGCCAGTCCCGATTGTGATTTGAACTATGTGCCAAACCGGCCACAATCACGGGATATTCACGTGGTGATGTCCAATGCCTTTGGTTTTGGCGGTCAAAATGCGTCACTTATTGCTCGGGAGTATATTCCATGA